In the Flavisolibacter tropicus genome, one interval contains:
- a CDS encoding gamma-glutamyltransferase family protein: MKRVLTVWLAALSLHTFAQQTQKPPLHGKNWMAITGKPLAATAGSMIFQKGGNAVDAACAMLASTCTMWDVLSWGGETQALIYNPKTKKVIAINAMGVAPTGATPEFFKSKGYNFPPEYGPLAATTPGTVGGLLYMLSNYGTMSLEQVLAPAMQLAAGYPMEAQTANSIERNKERIKQWPYSKKVFLTHAGEKREAPEAGEIFVQKDLLQTLTKMIETERAALKKGKSRKEAIMAAYDRFYKGDIAQEFVRGCQEQGGLITIQDLANWKPIEEEPLKTNYKGIDVYKLQQWTQGPSLLQALNILENFDLKSMGYNSTKYIHTVYQAMSLSFADRDFYYGDPYFSPQEPIKGLLSKEYAKQRAALIQYDKNNPNIGPGDPYPFEGKTNPYLNLLKSRGYELDTTKRNFAPTHDVRNSLSMADYQERLWLGTTSVEAADKDGWVVSITPSGGWIPATIAGNTGVGMSQRMQSFVLDSALNPFNVVAPGKRPRVTLTPSMALKDGKPYLSFAVQGGDTQDQNLLQFFLNMVEFGMTVQQATEAANINTNQLWLSLGGSKTDDRKPKPGQILLHDSTPEAVRNDLKKMGYTLSFDDRTSGPINAIFFDWKHGSFWGGSSNHGEDYGIAW; this comes from the coding sequence ATGAAACGAGTACTAACGGTGTGGCTTGCGGCCTTATCGCTGCACACGTTTGCTCAGCAAACGCAAAAGCCACCTCTTCATGGAAAAAACTGGATGGCTATAACAGGTAAACCACTGGCTGCAACAGCAGGCTCTATGATTTTTCAAAAAGGGGGAAATGCTGTTGATGCTGCCTGCGCTATGCTTGCTTCTACCTGCACCATGTGGGATGTATTGAGTTGGGGAGGCGAAACACAGGCTTTAATATATAACCCAAAAACAAAAAAGGTAATAGCCATAAATGCAATGGGTGTAGCTCCTACAGGTGCCACACCGGAGTTCTTTAAAAGCAAGGGCTATAACTTTCCGCCAGAATATGGTCCACTAGCAGCCACTACGCCGGGCACTGTGGGCGGCTTACTCTATATGCTATCTAATTATGGCACTATGAGCCTGGAACAAGTACTGGCACCTGCCATGCAATTAGCGGCAGGCTATCCCATGGAAGCGCAAACGGCCAATAGCATTGAGCGCAATAAGGAGCGCATTAAACAATGGCCTTATAGTAAAAAAGTGTTCCTGACCCATGCCGGCGAGAAGCGTGAAGCACCAGAAGCCGGGGAGATCTTCGTACAAAAAGACCTGTTGCAAACGCTGACCAAAATGATAGAAACCGAACGGGCAGCCCTTAAAAAAGGGAAGAGTCGCAAAGAGGCGATCATGGCTGCTTATGATCGTTTTTACAAAGGGGATATTGCCCAAGAGTTTGTGCGCGGCTGCCAAGAGCAAGGCGGTTTGATCACCATTCAAGACCTGGCTAATTGGAAGCCAATTGAAGAAGAACCGCTTAAAACAAACTATAAAGGCATAGATGTATATAAGCTACAGCAATGGACCCAAGGTCCATCTCTATTACAAGCATTAAACATCCTGGAGAACTTTGATCTGAAAAGCATGGGCTATAACAGTACAAAGTATATTCATACTGTGTATCAGGCTATGAGTCTTTCCTTTGCGGATCGTGATTTCTATTATGGAGATCCTTATTTCTCTCCACAAGAACCCATCAAAGGGTTGTTGAGTAAGGAATATGCAAAACAACGGGCAGCTCTTATTCAATACGACAAGAACAATCCAAACATTGGTCCTGGTGACCCTTATCCATTTGAGGGTAAAACCAATCCTTACCTGAATTTATTAAAGAGCAGAGGTTATGAGTTAGATACCACTAAGCGCAACTTCGCCCCTACACATGATGTACGCAACAGCTTATCGATGGCTGACTACCAGGAGCGATTATGGTTGGGAACTACCAGCGTTGAAGCGGCAGATAAAGATGGTTGGGTAGTATCTATTACTCCAAGCGGCGGTTGGATACCGGCTACTATTGCTGGCAACACAGGTGTAGGCATGAGCCAACGTATGCAAAGCTTTGTGCTGGATTCCGCACTCAATCCGTTTAACGTTGTAGCTCCCGGTAAGCGCCCCCGTGTAACGTTAACTCCTTCTATGGCCTTAAAAGACGGCAAACCTTATTTATCGTTTGCGGTACAGGGCGGCGACACGCAAGATCAAAACCTACTGCAGTTCTTCCTGAATATGGTGGAGTTTGGCATGACCGTACAGCAAGCTACTGAGGCGGCTAACATTAATACCAATCAATTGTGGTTATCGCTAGGCGGCTCTAAAACAGACGACCGCAAACCCAAACCCGGGCAGATATTATTGCACGATAGCACACCAGAGGCTGTACGTAATGATTTGAAAAAGATGGGTTATACCCTAAGCTTTGATGATCGGACCTCAGGCCCGATCAATGCCATTTTCTTTGACTGGAAACATGGTTCTTTTTGGGGAGGCTCCAGTAATCATGGAGAGGATTATGGAATAGCATGGTAA